Proteins encoded by one window of Helicobacteraceae bacterium:
- a CDS encoding heavy metal-responsive transcriptional regulator, which translates to MSECNSRATPRYMSIGKLSRKTGVSTDALRYYEREGLLPRPRRRVSGHRAYDEEAIEQVRFILRAKELGFNLDEIANLLNFSSDAKHGVANVKARASRRLAEIEEQIARLESVRARLASLVAVCPGHGPPERCPILSALRSEESVSPCSCKRAPE; encoded by the coding sequence ATGAGCGAATGCAATAGCCGCGCTACGCCGCGTTATATGTCGATCGGAAAACTTTCAAGAAAGACCGGAGTCTCTACGGACGCCTTGCGTTACTACGAGCGCGAAGGACTATTACCGCGTCCGCGACGGCGCGTTTCTGGACATCGCGCGTATGACGAAGAAGCGATTGAGCAAGTGCGTTTTATACTGCGCGCAAAGGAGTTGGGGTTCAACTTAGACGAGATCGCCAATCTGTTAAATTTTTCGTCCGACGCCAAACACGGCGTGGCGAACGTGAAGGCGCGCGCTAGCCGCCGCCTAGCCGAAATCGAGGAACAAATCGCGCGCTTAGAGAGCGTTCGGGCGCGGCTTGCGAGCCTAGTCGCCGTTTGCCCGGGTCACGGACCGCCGGAGCGTTGTCCTATTCTTTCCGCGCTTCGATCTGAAGAAAGCGTCTCGCCTTGCTCTTGCAAGCGCGCGCCCGAATAA